A window from Engraulis encrasicolus isolate BLACKSEA-1 chromosome 11, IST_EnEncr_1.0, whole genome shotgun sequence encodes these proteins:
- the usp20 gene encoding ubiquitin carboxyl-terminal hydrolase 20 isoform X2 yields MVDQGELCPHLDCIGEVTKEELIQKSKGTCQSCGVGGPNLWACLQCDCPYVGCGESYSDHSTIHAQAKKHHLTVNLTTFRIWCYVCEREVFLEQRPTMPTAAAHHHCKSQEQESLLQSCSHPVKAVPIAVADDEESESEEDELKPRGLTGMKNIGNSCYMNAALQALSNCPPLTQFFLECSGLVRTDKKPALCKSYQKLISELWHKKRPSYVVPTSLSHGIKLVNPMFRGYAQQDTQEFLRCLMDQLHEELKEPLSDSGAAIMSGGDCSLETADAATGPRGGGGGDGDRSPSEDDFLSCDSGSSSGEGGDCRGGGGVGGGATGEAELLIQDECVVGARAAAAAAAMAAAAAATSSATQTGSSVAGAISEKERLKERRVSGSPLRGASQDMDEDADVDTAAPPDGDRGEDRESEEAVTPSDNTQNQTPANNNTTEPDNEASCHHPPSRPCSPVPPVQELHPKLSSSPPRSSPLRSAGPTYSFKKAQVIMGPRKKKQSRYRSVISDIFDGSILSLVQCLTCDRVSTTVETFQDLSLPIPGKEDLAKLHSSIHQNAPAKTGVCTDSYAAQGWISYIMDSIRKFVVSCIPNWFWGPMVTLEDCLAAFFAADELKGDNMYSCERCKKLRNGIKYCKVLRLPEILCIHLKRFRHEVMYSFKINSHVAFPLEGLDLRPFLAKESPSQITTYDLLSVICHHGTAGSGHYIAYCQNVINGKWYEFDDQYVTEVHETVVQNAEAYVLFYRKSSEESVRERQKVVALASLKEPSLLQFYISREWLNKFNTFTEPGPISNHTFLCQHGGIPPTKYHYIDDLVVILPQNVWEYLYNSFGGGPAVNHLYMCTICQVEIEALAKRRKMEIDTFIKLNKEFQAEEAPTVILCISMQWFREWESFVKGKDNEPPGPIDNSKIAVMKGGHLQLKQGADYGQISEETWQYLLGLYSGGPEIAVRQAVIPPEPEGHGERKIEAETRAL; encoded by the exons ATGGTAGATCAAGGCGAGCTGTGTCCTCACTTGGATTGTATTGGTGAGGTCACAAAGGAGGAACTCATACAGAAGTCAAAG GGCACCTGCCAATCATGTGGAGTGGGTGGCCCTAACCTCTGGGCATGTCTGCAG TGTGACTGCCCTTATGTGGGCTGCGGAGAGTCTTATTCTGACCACAGCACCATACACGCTCAG GCGAAGAAGCATCATCTGACAGTGAATCTGACCACATTTCGGATCTGgtgttatgtgtgtgagagagaggtgttccTGGAGCAGCGTCCCACCATGCCCACGGCAGCTGCCCACCACCACTGCAAATCCCAAGAGCAG GAGTCCTTGCTCCAGTCTTGTAGTCACCCTGTGAAAGCCGTGCCCATAGCCGTGGCCGACGATGAGGAGTCCGAGTCGGAAGAAGACGAGCTCAAGCCAAGAG GTCTCACAGGGATGAAGAACATTGGCAACTCGTGCTACATGAACGCTGCACTGCAGGCTCTCTCCAACTG TCCGCCTCTAACCCAGTTCTTCCTGGAGTGCAGTGGGCTGGTGCGGACGGATAAGAAGCCCGCCTTGTGCAAGAGCTACCAGAAGCTCATCTCAGAGCTCTGGCACAAGAAACG ACCTAGTTACGTTGTGCCCACCAGTCTGTCTCACGGCATCAAGCTGGTCAACCCCATGTTTCGCGGCTACGCACAGCAG GACACCCAGGAGTTCCTGCGCTGCCTGATGGACCAGCTGCACGAGGAACTGAAGGAGCCGCTGAGCGACAGCGGGGCGGCCATCATGAGCGGCGGCGACTGTAGCCTGGAGACGGCCGACGCTGCCACAGGCCCccgcgggggagggggaggggacggGGACCGCAGCCCCTCGGAGGACGACTTCCTGTCGTGTGACTCGGGCTCCAGCAGCGGGGAGGGGGGagactgcagaggaggaggaggagtgggcggGGGCGCCACCGGGGAGGCCGAGTTGCTCATCCAGGACGAGTGTGTGGTGGGAGCGCGGgctgcggcggcggcagcagcgatGGCGGCAGCGGCCGCCGCAACTAGCAGTGCCACCCAGACGGGGTCGTCTGTCGCGGGGGCGATCTCGGAGAAGGAGAGGctgaaggagaggagggtgtCTGGGTCGCCGCTGCGCGGGGCGTCTCAGGACATGGACGAGGACGCGGACGTGGACACGGCGGCACCTCCAGACGGGGAcagaggggaagacagagagtCTGAAGAAGCAGTGACGCCCAGCGACAACACTCAAAACCAGACACCGGCAAATAATAACACGACAG AGCCTGATAACGAGGCGTCGTGTCACCATCCCCCGTCTCGGCCGTGCAGCCCCGTGCCCCCAGTGCAGGAGCTCCACCCCAAGCTCTCCAGCAGCCCGCCCAGGTCCAGCCCTCTCCGCTCCGCCGGACCCACATACTCCTTCAAGAAAG CTCAGGTCATCATGGGCCCCAGGAAGAAGAAGCAGTCGCGCTACCGCAGCGTCATCTCCGACATCTTCGACGGCTCCATCCTGAGTCTGGTTCAGTGTTTGACGTGCGACAGG GTGTCCACCACGGTGGAGACGTTTCAGGACTTGTCTTTGCCAATCCCCGGGAAAGAGGACCTGGCCAAGCTGCACTCGTCCATTCACCAGAACGCCCCGGCCAAGACAGGCGTCTGCACAGACAGCTACGCCGCACAGGGCTGGATATCCTACATCATGGACTCTATACGCAA GTTTGTGGTGTCCTGCATCCCCAACTGGTTTTGGGGACCCATGGTGACCCTGGAGGACTGCCTGGCCGCCTTCTTTGCTGCAGACGAACTCaaag GTGACAACATGTACAGCTGTGAGAGATGCAAAAA GTTAAGGAACGGAATAAAATACTGCAAAGTACTCAGATTACCTGAG ATCCTGTGTATCCACCTGAAGCGCTTCAGGCACGAGGTCATGTACTCCTTCAAGATAAACAGCCACGTGGCCTTTCCTCTGGAGGGCCTCGACCTGCGACCTTTTCTGGCCAAGGAGAGCCCTTCGCAGATCACCACCTACGACCTCCTGTCTGTTATCTGTCACCACGGCACCGCAGGAA GTGGCCACTACATAGCCTACTGCCAGAACGTCATCAATGGGAAGTGGTACGAGTTCGACGACCAGTATGTGACGGAGGTGCACGAAACGGTGGTGCAAAACGCAGAGGCCTATGTGCTCTTCTACAG GAAGAGCAGTGAGGAGTCTGTGCGTGAGCGTCAGAAGGTGGTGGCTCTGGCCAGCCTGAAGGAGCCCAGCCTGCTGCAGTTCTACATCTCCCGCGAGTGGCTCAACAAGTTCAACACCTTCACAGAGCCCGGACCCATCAGCAACCACACCTTCCTCTGCCAGCATggag gaattcctcCCACAAAGTATCACTACATTGACGACCTGGTGGTGATCCTGCCACAGAATGTATGGGAGTACCTCTACAACAG cttTGGTGGTGGGCCTGCCGTGAACCACTTGTACATGTGTACAATCTGTCAAGTGGAGATCGAGGCTCTTGCCAAACGCAGGAAGATGGAGATCGACACTTTTATCAAG CTAAATAAAGAGTTCCAGGCGGAGGAAGCCCCAACGGTGATTCTGTGCATCAGCATGCAGTGGTTCAGAGAGTGGGAGAGCTTCGTCAAGGGGAAAGATAACG AGCCCCCAGGCCCAATAGACAACAGCAAGATTGCCGTGATGAAGGGAGGACACCTTCAGCtgaaacaag gagcggACTACGGCCAGATCTCTGAGGAGACGTGGCAGTACCTGCTGGGCCTCTACAGCGGGGGGCCTGAGATTGCCGTCAGACAGGCCGTCATCCCCCCGGAGCCAGAGGGACACGGAGAACGCAAGATAGAGGCAGAGACCAGGGCCCTATGA
- the usp20 gene encoding ubiquitin carboxyl-terminal hydrolase 20 isoform X1 has translation MVDQGELCPHLDCIGEVTKEELIQKSKGTCQSCGVGGPNLWACLQCDCPYVGCGESYSDHSTIHAQAKKHHLTVNLTTFRIWCYVCEREVFLEQRPTMPTAAAHHHCKSQEQESLLQSCSHPVKAVPIAVADDEESESEEDELKPRGLTGMKNIGNSCYMNAALQALSNCPPLTQFFLECSGLVRTDKKPALCKSYQKLISELWHKKRPSYVVPTSLSHGIKLVNPMFRGYAQQDTQEFLRCLMDQLHEELKEPLSDSGAAIMSGGDCSLETADAATGPRGGGGGDGDRSPSEDDFLSCDSGSSSGEGGDCRGGGGVGGGATGEAELLIQDECVVGARAAAAAAAMAAAAAATSSATQTGSSVAGAISEKERLKERRVSGSPLRGASQDMDEDADVDTAAPPDGDRGEDRESEEAVTPSDNTQNQTPANNNTTEPDNEASCHHPPSRPCSPVPPVQELHPKLSSSPPRSSPLRSAGPTYSFKKAQVIMGPRKKKQSRYRSVISDIFDGSILSLVQCLTCDRVSFPLSSQVSTTVETFQDLSLPIPGKEDLAKLHSSIHQNAPAKTGVCTDSYAAQGWISYIMDSIRKFVVSCIPNWFWGPMVTLEDCLAAFFAADELKGDNMYSCERCKKLRNGIKYCKVLRLPEILCIHLKRFRHEVMYSFKINSHVAFPLEGLDLRPFLAKESPSQITTYDLLSVICHHGTAGSGHYIAYCQNVINGKWYEFDDQYVTEVHETVVQNAEAYVLFYRKSSEESVRERQKVVALASLKEPSLLQFYISREWLNKFNTFTEPGPISNHTFLCQHGGIPPTKYHYIDDLVVILPQNVWEYLYNSFGGGPAVNHLYMCTICQVEIEALAKRRKMEIDTFIKLNKEFQAEEAPTVILCISMQWFREWESFVKGKDNEPPGPIDNSKIAVMKGGHLQLKQGADYGQISEETWQYLLGLYSGGPEIAVRQAVIPPEPEGHGERKIEAETRAL, from the exons ATGGTAGATCAAGGCGAGCTGTGTCCTCACTTGGATTGTATTGGTGAGGTCACAAAGGAGGAACTCATACAGAAGTCAAAG GGCACCTGCCAATCATGTGGAGTGGGTGGCCCTAACCTCTGGGCATGTCTGCAG TGTGACTGCCCTTATGTGGGCTGCGGAGAGTCTTATTCTGACCACAGCACCATACACGCTCAG GCGAAGAAGCATCATCTGACAGTGAATCTGACCACATTTCGGATCTGgtgttatgtgtgtgagagagaggtgttccTGGAGCAGCGTCCCACCATGCCCACGGCAGCTGCCCACCACCACTGCAAATCCCAAGAGCAG GAGTCCTTGCTCCAGTCTTGTAGTCACCCTGTGAAAGCCGTGCCCATAGCCGTGGCCGACGATGAGGAGTCCGAGTCGGAAGAAGACGAGCTCAAGCCAAGAG GTCTCACAGGGATGAAGAACATTGGCAACTCGTGCTACATGAACGCTGCACTGCAGGCTCTCTCCAACTG TCCGCCTCTAACCCAGTTCTTCCTGGAGTGCAGTGGGCTGGTGCGGACGGATAAGAAGCCCGCCTTGTGCAAGAGCTACCAGAAGCTCATCTCAGAGCTCTGGCACAAGAAACG ACCTAGTTACGTTGTGCCCACCAGTCTGTCTCACGGCATCAAGCTGGTCAACCCCATGTTTCGCGGCTACGCACAGCAG GACACCCAGGAGTTCCTGCGCTGCCTGATGGACCAGCTGCACGAGGAACTGAAGGAGCCGCTGAGCGACAGCGGGGCGGCCATCATGAGCGGCGGCGACTGTAGCCTGGAGACGGCCGACGCTGCCACAGGCCCccgcgggggagggggaggggacggGGACCGCAGCCCCTCGGAGGACGACTTCCTGTCGTGTGACTCGGGCTCCAGCAGCGGGGAGGGGGGagactgcagaggaggaggaggagtgggcggGGGCGCCACCGGGGAGGCCGAGTTGCTCATCCAGGACGAGTGTGTGGTGGGAGCGCGGgctgcggcggcggcagcagcgatGGCGGCAGCGGCCGCCGCAACTAGCAGTGCCACCCAGACGGGGTCGTCTGTCGCGGGGGCGATCTCGGAGAAGGAGAGGctgaaggagaggagggtgtCTGGGTCGCCGCTGCGCGGGGCGTCTCAGGACATGGACGAGGACGCGGACGTGGACACGGCGGCACCTCCAGACGGGGAcagaggggaagacagagagtCTGAAGAAGCAGTGACGCCCAGCGACAACACTCAAAACCAGACACCGGCAAATAATAACACGACAG AGCCTGATAACGAGGCGTCGTGTCACCATCCCCCGTCTCGGCCGTGCAGCCCCGTGCCCCCAGTGCAGGAGCTCCACCCCAAGCTCTCCAGCAGCCCGCCCAGGTCCAGCCCTCTCCGCTCCGCCGGACCCACATACTCCTTCAAGAAAG CTCAGGTCATCATGGGCCCCAGGAAGAAGAAGCAGTCGCGCTACCGCAGCGTCATCTCCGACATCTTCGACGGCTCCATCCTGAGTCTGGTTCAGTGTTTGACGTGCGACAGG GTCAGTTTTCCCCTGTCCTCCCAGGTGTCCACCACGGTGGAGACGTTTCAGGACTTGTCTTTGCCAATCCCCGGGAAAGAGGACCTGGCCAAGCTGCACTCGTCCATTCACCAGAACGCCCCGGCCAAGACAGGCGTCTGCACAGACAGCTACGCCGCACAGGGCTGGATATCCTACATCATGGACTCTATACGCAA GTTTGTGGTGTCCTGCATCCCCAACTGGTTTTGGGGACCCATGGTGACCCTGGAGGACTGCCTGGCCGCCTTCTTTGCTGCAGACGAACTCaaag GTGACAACATGTACAGCTGTGAGAGATGCAAAAA GTTAAGGAACGGAATAAAATACTGCAAAGTACTCAGATTACCTGAG ATCCTGTGTATCCACCTGAAGCGCTTCAGGCACGAGGTCATGTACTCCTTCAAGATAAACAGCCACGTGGCCTTTCCTCTGGAGGGCCTCGACCTGCGACCTTTTCTGGCCAAGGAGAGCCCTTCGCAGATCACCACCTACGACCTCCTGTCTGTTATCTGTCACCACGGCACCGCAGGAA GTGGCCACTACATAGCCTACTGCCAGAACGTCATCAATGGGAAGTGGTACGAGTTCGACGACCAGTATGTGACGGAGGTGCACGAAACGGTGGTGCAAAACGCAGAGGCCTATGTGCTCTTCTACAG GAAGAGCAGTGAGGAGTCTGTGCGTGAGCGTCAGAAGGTGGTGGCTCTGGCCAGCCTGAAGGAGCCCAGCCTGCTGCAGTTCTACATCTCCCGCGAGTGGCTCAACAAGTTCAACACCTTCACAGAGCCCGGACCCATCAGCAACCACACCTTCCTCTGCCAGCATggag gaattcctcCCACAAAGTATCACTACATTGACGACCTGGTGGTGATCCTGCCACAGAATGTATGGGAGTACCTCTACAACAG cttTGGTGGTGGGCCTGCCGTGAACCACTTGTACATGTGTACAATCTGTCAAGTGGAGATCGAGGCTCTTGCCAAACGCAGGAAGATGGAGATCGACACTTTTATCAAG CTAAATAAAGAGTTCCAGGCGGAGGAAGCCCCAACGGTGATTCTGTGCATCAGCATGCAGTGGTTCAGAGAGTGGGAGAGCTTCGTCAAGGGGAAAGATAACG AGCCCCCAGGCCCAATAGACAACAGCAAGATTGCCGTGATGAAGGGAGGACACCTTCAGCtgaaacaag gagcggACTACGGCCAGATCTCTGAGGAGACGTGGCAGTACCTGCTGGGCCTCTACAGCGGGGGGCCTGAGATTGCCGTCAGACAGGCCGTCATCCCCCCGGAGCCAGAGGGACACGGAGAACGCAAGATAGAGGCAGAGACCAGGGCCCTATGA
- the med22 gene encoding mediator of RNA polymerase II transcription subunit 22, which yields MATQRVLPQSKETLLQNYNKRLRDDIRSILDNFTEIIKTAKVEDETQVSRATQGEQDHYEMQVRAANIVRAGESLMKLVSDLKQFLILNDFPSVNEAISLRNQQLRSLQEECDKKLISLRDEIATDLYELEEEYYSSSCGQWDGVELPLCEAFRRRDSWGFLDTSSEPGNSSTEEAERATPSSAQEAAPRHLNGHGAAGTGDQC from the exons ATGGCCACTCAGAGGGTACTCCCGCAAAGCAAAGAGACGCTTCTACAGAACTACAACAAGAGGCTGCGAGATGACATCCGGTCTATTCTGGACAATTTCACAGAAATAATCAAGACCGCAAAG GTTGAGGATGAGACCCAGGTGTCAAGGGCCACACAGGGGGAGCAGGACCACTATGAGATGCAAGTCAGAGCGGCCAACATT GTCCGTGCAGGCGAGTCGCTGATGAAACTGGTGTCGGACCTGAAGCAGTTCCTGATCCTGAACGACTTCCCGTCTGTGAATGAGGCCATCAGTCTTCGTAACCAGCAGCTCCGCTCACTCCAGGAGGAGTGTGACAAAAAGCTAATCTCCCTACGCGACGAGATTGCCACAGATCTCTACGAGCTCGAGGAAGAGTATTACTCCTCCAG CTGTGGACAGTGGGACGGGGTAGAGCTGCCGTTGTGTGAGGCGTTTCGCAGGAGGGACAGCTGGGGATTCCTGGACACCTCATCTGAACCTGGCAACAGCAGCACAGAAGAAGCAGAGCGTGCCACCCCCTCCTCAGCGCAGGAAGCTGCTCCACGTCACCTCAACGGCCACGGAGCAGCTGGCACAGGGGACCAGTGCTGA
- the c11h9orf78 gene encoding splicing factor C9orf78 homolog, translated as MPSGKHFRRRRNDSSEEEEDEETTSDVRSKLDEVKEIQSLRKRQSGVSLTTLNVGEKLPLEADIEDDPFKLKTGGIVNMKKVKDRNRDMDEDDNELNLGTSFSAETNRRDEDADMMKYIETELKKKKGVVEEDEQKVKEKNPEDLLYELPENIRVNSAKKTEEMLSNQMLSGIPEVDLGIDAKIKNIILTEDAKAKLIEQQKNRKKDNGTSFVPTNIAVNYVQHNRFYHEDHNAPQRRHRREEQEKARPLRVGDTEKPGPEIQEPQRKRPNHEKATDDYHYEKFKKMNRRY; from the exons ATGCCATCGGGTAAACATTTTAGAAGACGAAGAAATGACTcttcagaggaagaggaagacgaagagACAACCAGCGACGTGAG ATCAAAACTGGATGAAGTTAAGGAAATACAGAGTCTTCGGAAAAGACAAAGTGGTGTCAG CCTTACTACTCTTAACGTCGGAGAAAAACTTCCTTTGGAAGCTGACATAGAG GATGACCCATTCAAACTGAAGACTGGTGGTATTGTCAACATGAAGAAAGTCAAAGATCGAAATAGAGATAT GGATGAAGATGATAATGAGCTGAACCTTGGGACTTCCTTCTCTGCAGAGACAAACAGAAGAGATGAAGATGCCGACat GATGAAATACATTGAGACAGAgttgaagaaaaagaaaggagtggTGGAGGAAGACGAGCAGAAGGTGAAAGAGAAGAACCCCGAAGATCTTCTGTACGAGCTGCCTGAGAACATCCGCGTCAACTCTGCtaagaagacagaggagatgtTGTCCAACCAGATGCTAAGTGGCATCCCAGAGGTGGACCTCGGCATAGA TGCTAAGATCAAGAACATCATCCTTACAGAGGATGCTAAAGCCAAGCTCATTGAGCAGCAGAAGAATAGGAAGAAAGACAACGGGACCTCCTTTGTTCCTACAAATATCGCTGTAAATTACGTCCAGCACAACCGAT TCTATCATGAGGATCACAACGCTCCCCAGAGACGTCACAGacgagaggagcaggagaaagcCAGACCACTGCGAGTAGGAGACACAGAGAAACCAGGACCAGAGA TACAAGAACCTCAGCGAAAGAGACCAAATCACGAGAAGGCAACAGATGACTACCATTATGAGAAATTCAAGAAGATGAATCGCCGATATTAA